In a genomic window of Anomalospiza imberbis isolate Cuckoo-Finch-1a 21T00152 chromosome 5, ASM3175350v1, whole genome shotgun sequence:
- the DUSP6 gene encoding dual specificity protein phosphatase 6, whose amino-acid sequence MLDTFRPVPFASEMAISKSVAWLNEQLEMGNDRLLLMDCRPQELYESSHIESAINVAIPGIMLRRLQKGNLPLRSLVASSEEDRERFARRCGTDTVVLYDEHSRDWNENTGGESVLGLLLKRLKDEGCKAFYLEGGFSKFQAEFALHCETNLDSSCSSSSPPLPVLGLGGLRISSDSSSDIESDIDRDPNSATDSDGSPLSNNQPSFPVEILPYLYLGCAKDSTNLDVLEEFGIKYILNVTPNLPNLFENAGEFKYKQIPISDHWSQNLSQFFPEAISFIDEARGKNCGVLVHCLAGISRSVTVTVAYLMQKLNLSMNDAYDIVKMKKSNISPNFNFMGQLLDFERTLGLSSPCDNRVPNQQLYFTTPSNQNVFQVDSLQST is encoded by the exons ATGCTAGATACGTTCAGACCCGTCCCTTTCGCGTCGGAAATGGCGATTAGTAAATCCGTGGCGTGGCTGAACGAGCAGCTGGAGATGGGCAACGACCGGCTACTGCTGATGGACTGTCGACCGCAGGAGTTGTACGAGTCGTCCCACATCGAGTCGGCCATCAATGTGGCCATCCCCGGCATCATGCTGCGGCGGCTGCAGAAGGGCAACCTGCCCCTGCGGTCCCTCGTCGCCAGCAGCGAGGAGGACAGGGAGCGCTTCGCCCGCCGGTGCGGCACCGACACCGTAGTGCTGTACGACGAGCACAGCCGCGACTGGAACGAGAACACTGGCGGCGAgtccgtgctggggctgctcctgaaGCGCCTCAAAGATGAAGGCTGCAAGGCATTTTATCTGGAAG GTGGTTTTAGCAAGTTCCAGGCCGAGTTCGCCTTGCACTGTGAAACTAACCTAGACAGTTCGTGTAGTAGCAGCTCTCCTCCTTTGCCAGTCCTGGGCTTGGGAGGCCTCCGAATCAGCTCCGATTCATCATCCGACATTGAATCTGACATTGATAGAGACCCCAATAGTGCCACCGACTCCGATGGCAGCCCTCTTTCCAACAACCAGCCTTCCTTTCCGGTGGAGATTTTACCCTACCTCTACTTAGGCTGTGCCAAGGACTCTACTAATTTGGATGTTTTAGAAGAGTTCGGCATTAAATACATCTTGAATGTTACTCCTAATCTGCCTAATCTCTTCGAAAACGCCGGGGAATTCAAGTACAAACAGATCCCGATCTCTGACCACTGGAGCCAAAATCTGTCTCAGTTCTTTCCTGAGGCCATCTCCTTTATAG ATGAAGCACGGGGGAAGAACTGCGGCGTCCTGGTGCATTGCTTAGCAGGGATCAGCCGCTCGGTCACAGTGACAGTGGCCTACCTCATGCAGAAGCTGAACTTGTCCATGAATGATGCCTATGATATCGTCAAGATGAAGAAGTCCAACATTTCACCCAACTTCAACTTCATGGGTCAGCTGCTGGACTTTGAGCGAACTCTGGGACTAAGCAGCCCCTGTGACAATCGAGTGCCGAACCAGCAGCTGTACTTCACCACCCCTTCCAACCAGAACGTCTTCCAGGTGGATTCCTTGCAGTCCACGTGA